The Pyrenophora tritici-repentis strain M4 chromosome 8, whole genome shotgun sequence genome contains a region encoding:
- a CDS encoding DUF998 domain containing protein, whose protein sequence is MKSCTLRQSLTTKNATSIICHAPIRDKGPSLRISNVALASATAFCALTRVIYKAAFSVGELGWDDYSVVAALVAGVPSVVIIDRAIVPNGLGRDVWTVSFDQITNFVKYLYALEILYFLQLALLKLTLLFFFLRIFPKMIIRRLLWGTIGFNVLNGIAFIIVAIFQCQPISFYWTKWDLEGTGKCVDINGLAWTSAIISIVLDIWMLALPLYEVFQLQLSWRKKLSVAVMFCVGTFVTIISILRLSSLVNFAASSNPTWDQSEVIKWSNIEINVGIICACLPALRVILVRMFPKLMGTTKATDRPYYAYGSQSQGLKKGESALGSVSAPGTAISTPHSITYTKTFEVQRTESDEQELVQMEMNNYASRKPKHQSNNTSVSSL, encoded by the exons ATGAAATCATGTACTCTCAGACAgagcttga CAACAAAGAACGCTACCTCGATAATATGTCACGCCCCGATACGTGACAAGGGTCCATCCCTTCGCATTTCCAACGTTGCTCTTGCTTCTGCCACTGCGTTCTGCGCGCTTACCCGTGTCATCTACAAGGCGGCATTCTCCGTCGGTGAACTAGGGTGGGATGACTACAGTGTCGTTGCCGCCCTAGTTGCTGGTGTACCATCAGTCGTTATCATCGACAGGGCTATCGTCCCTAACGGACTCGGAAGAGACGTCTGGACAGTCAGCTTTGACCAAATCACCAACTTTGTCAAGTACCTTTACGCCTTGGAAATCCTCTATTTCCTCCAGCTCGCCCTTTTAAAACTCACGCtccttttcttctttctacGGATTTTTCCCAAGATGATCATCAGACGACTACTTTGGGGCACTATCGGGTTTAATGTCCTGAACGGAATCGCCTTCATCATCGTGGCGATCTTCCAGTGCCAGCCTATTTCGTTCTATTGGACAAAATGGGATTTGGAAGGTACCGGCAAGTGCGTCGACATCAACGGGCTAGCATGGACCAGTGCTATCATCAGCATCGTTCTAGACATCTGGATGCTGGCACTACCCTTGTACGAAGTTTTCCAGCTTCAACTGTCGTGGCGCAAGAAGCTTAGTGTTGCCGTCATGTTCTGCGTCGGTACATT TGTTACCATCATCTCCATTCTCCGCTTGAGTTCTCTAGTCAACTTCGCCGCCTCATCCAACCCAACCTGGGACCAATCAGAAGTCATCAAGTGGTCCAACATCGAAATCAACGTCGGAATCATATGTGCCTGCCTGCCTGCCCTCCGCGTCATCCTCGTTCGCATGTTCCCCAAGCTGATGGGTACGACCAAAGCCACGGACCGACCATACTACGCATACGGCAGTCAGAGTCAAGGGCTGAAGAAAGGAGAAAGTGCACTAGGCAGTGTGAGCGCACCTGGAACAGCAATCTCAACCCCACATTCCATCACTTACACAAAGACATTCGAGGTCCAACGTACTGAAAGTGATGAGCAGGAGCTCGTTCAAATGGAGATGAACAATTATGCATCGAGAAAACCAAAACATCAGAGCAACAACACGAGTGTGTCGAGCCTATAG
- a CDS encoding RNA-binding protein (RRM domain) — translation MEATTKSTNAYAVYTTKVAAREAVKRLNGSVLLNRHLHVDSVAHPTKVDHRRCVFVGNLPFVDDESQTPTVEGDKPKSKKPASDIEEGLWVQFAKCGKVESVRVVRDAKTRVGKGFAYVQFVDENGVEAALQLNEQKFPPMLPRKLRITRCKAEKKKDKPRGPPPSSSKSQRGNGKAGYAPKLTEEQKSLQGRARSMLGKVAKAQTKEGFVFEGHRASERQGKSGLKFKGSGGKKKGPNGRKSRSAGWKKSGGKK, via the coding sequence ATGGAAGCAACCACAAAGAGCACAAACGCATACGCAGTCTATACTACAAAAGTCGCCGCCAGAGAAGCCGTCAAACGCCTCAACGGCTCCGTTCTCCTCAACCGCCACTTGCACGTCGACTCGGTCGCCCACCCCACAAAAGTCGACCACCGCCGCTGCGTCTTCGTCGGCAACCTCCCCTTTGTCGACGACGAATCGCAAACGCCCACAGTCGAGGGCGACAAGCCCAAATCCAAGAAACCCGCCTCAGACATTGAAGAAGGCCTCTGGGTGCAATTTGCAAAATGCGGCAAAGTCGAGAGCGTACGCGTAGTCCGCGATGCAAAGACACGCGTAGGCAAGGGCTTCGCCTACGTCCAGTTTGTAGACGAAAACGGCGTCGAAGCTGCCTTGCAGCTCAACGAGCAAAAGTTTCCCCCCATGCTCCCGCGTAAACTACGCATCACACGTTGCAAggcggagaagaagaaggatAAGCCTAGGGGTCCACCGCCATCGTCGTCGAAATCACAAAGAGGCAATGGTAAAGCGGGTTATGCGCCAAAGTTGACAGAAGAGCAAAAGTCGCTGCAGGGTCGTGCGCGATCTATGCTGGGTAAGGTGGCAAAGGCGCAAACCAAGGAAGGCTTTGTGTTTGAGGGTCATCGCGCGAGTGAGAGGCAGGGTAAGAGTGGGCTCAAGTTCAAGGGTAGCGGTGGGAAGAAGAAGGGACCTAATGGGCGGAAGAGTAGGAGTGCGGGGTGGAAGAAGAGCGGCGGGAAGAAGTGA
- a CDS encoding Sds3 multi-domain protein, producing the protein MLSTMTASTTVITEPPLTDHAPNGFDDVADNGSSSLSELGDASDDQSEPTPRPTTRLDEDDSEAETERLENTPRKIARADTETSLLSEPAYTRTPSKLAHSKTIEQDDSAPATPSGIAEDVTMGDADAAENPLHSLSLIAASEAANLEYLGKERKRASPDRSIQDEQEEEPLRKRSKTAKSSALDGLADAAANRQGQMDAEEELNHAEEHLSALAREEHELEERQANIAAQTVNEMATVAKHTKPRKGGRRGKRKTEDASYAYAEPFAATEAHEPEAEGEHDEEDSALMDEEVTKKKMAIDELNKIEKKFKLFREKLCDEQIAQLERELEMLKQPNCVHPEYVAMIKCIDDRRADKIAYETTLLEYKQKNLDIITTAERHQLHSQFFQTVRHVREEILEDCNQRVFELQRGRRQLGCDETNYMVKLPGKRSDQIRHQAAYNLEVSVLSGVAKYVGFPAAPDISAARPSEIDDDLRAMKIATRVPVPPPSFRTYNRTTTADEVAAEEQFIESTPWANPRHPSHQEGRYPPGPSRLPSYQTPAGQRRMVDLTAPNGSASTIEANSNPPSSNTHNHGMLGDADSPVMQMKRASDHSNYADGPGSDPRNMSVLSRETYGMMSSPAAQHMDIPHEQGGPRWVGNNMRPLNAGSNPPPPSGPPGAGSRPDAARPPLPQRSGLGTISVGSGLFGR; encoded by the exons ATGCTGTCTACAATGACAGCCTCCACTACTGTGATCACCGAGCCACCTCTGACCGATCACGCTCCTAATGGCTTCGACGATGTTGCAGACAACGGTTCTAGtagcttgagcgagctggGAGACGCCTCAGACGACCAATCTGAGCCAACTCCGAGGCCAACCACAAGGCTTGACGAAGATGACTCCGAGGCCGAAACCGAGCGACTAGAGAACACGCCTCGCAAGATCGCGCGGGCAGACACCGAAACGTCTTTGTTGTCGGAGCCAGCATACACAAGAACGCCCAGCAAGCTAGCGCACTCGAAAACGATCGAGCAGGATGATTCTGCACCAGCTACCCCATCTGGCATAGCAGAAGACGTCACCATGGGAGACGCGGACGCAGCGGAAAACCCTTTACATTCGCTCTCACTCATCGCGGCTTCGGAGGCCGCCAATCTAGAATACTTGGGAAAGGAAAGAAAGCGAGCCAGCCCCGATCGAAGCATTCAGGACGAACAAGAAGAGGAGCCATTGCGCAAGCGAAGTAAAACTGCAAAGAGCTCAGCGCTTGATGGTCTAGCCGATGCAGCAGCTAACCGGCAAGGGCAGATGGACGCTGAAGAAGAGCTGAATCATGCAGAAGAGCATCTTTCTGCACTTGCGCGCGAAGAACACGAACTCGAGGAGCGGCAGGCCAACATTGCAGCCCAAACTGTCAATGAGATGGCGACCGTTGCAAAACACACAAAACCGAGAAAAGGCGGTAGAAGAGGGAAGCGAAAGACAGAAGACGCTAGCTATGCTTATGCAGAGCCTTTCGCGGCCACTGAGGCACACGAGCCTGAAGCCGAGGGTGAGCATGACGAAGAAGACAGTGCTCTGATGGACGAGGAGGTCacaaagaagaagatggctATTGACGAACTCAACAAGATTGAGAAAAAGTTTAAGCTCTTCCGGGAGAA GTTGTGTGACGAGCAAATAGCACAGCTCGAACGCGAGCTTGAGATGCTCAAACAGCCCAATTGCGTACATCCTGAGTACGTTGCCATGATCAAGTGCATAGACGATCGGCGCGCCGACAAGATCGCATACGAGACGACGTTGCTGGAATACAAGCAGAAGAACCTCGACATTATAACAACGGCAGAACGGCATCAGCTGCACAGCCAGTTCTTCCAAACGGTGCGACACGTTCGGGAAGAGATCCTCGAAGATTGCAACCAGCGAGTCTTCGAATTACAGCGCGGACGACGACAGCTTGGCTGTGACGAGACGAACTACATGGTCAAATTACCAGGGAAGCGGTCAGATCAGATCAGACACCAAGCAGCATACAACCTTGAGGTTTCTGTCTTATCAGGTGTGGCCAAGTACGTTGGCTTCCCCGCCGCACCAGATATCAGTGCCGCGAGGCCGTCGGAAATCGATGACGATCTTCGAGCAATGAAG ATTGCCACGCGTGTCCCGGTGCCGCCTCCTTCCTTCCGTACCTACAATAGGACCACCACGGCGGACGAGGTAGCTGCCGAAGAGCAATTCATAGAGAGCACCCCATGGGCCAACCCACGGCATCCTTCACATCAAGAGGGTCGATATCCCCCAGGGCCTTCACGTTTGCCTAGCTATCAGACTCCAGCCGGTCAGCGTCGTATGGTCGATCTTACCGCCCCCAACGGCTCAGCTTCCACAATTGAAGCAAACTCGAACCCTCCATCGTCAAATACTCACAACCACGGCATGCTAGGTGACGCGGACTCGCCAGTAATGCAGATGAAGCGCGCGTCTGATCACTCGAATTATGCAGACGGCCCGGGCTCCGACCCTCGCAACATGAGCGTCCTGAGCAGAGAAACTTATGGAATGATGTCAAGTCCCGCAGCACAGCACATGGACATACCTCACGAACAGGGTGGTCCCCGTTGGGTTGGCAACAACATGCGACCCCTAAACGCAGGATCAAACCCCCCTCCACCAAGTGGTCCACCAGGTGCAGGTAGTCGTCCAGACGCGGCACGACCGCCACTGCCCCAACGCAGTGGCCTGGGCACAATCAGCGTCGGTAGCGGTTTATTCGGACGGTGA